From Saccharothrix espanaensis DSM 44229, the proteins below share one genomic window:
- a CDS encoding ATP-grasp domain-containing protein, translated as MARFQETGQRHFVAQIEQAGVEAGAEVRWHSDHWLAELVTDERRALIIGQVFPLNNAAAAQIATDKVATCALLAAAGLPAVPHHLLRFRNLPDPVALTRELVGLPAVLKPHRESSGVDVLRAVDEAQARTALAHLASRYRAIAVSPFLPIEDEFRLVVLDGEVLLVYRKVTAPGEWRHNLHFGARPELDVDPAALPALTSLALAAMRALDLRFASVDVAVVAGRPSVLEVNSGVILEHFSHAGDRHRALAADVYRAAVRACLA; from the coding sequence GTGGCGCGTTTTCAGGAGACGGGGCAGCGGCACTTCGTCGCTCAGATCGAGCAGGCGGGTGTGGAAGCCGGGGCCGAGGTGCGCTGGCACAGCGACCACTGGCTGGCCGAGCTGGTCACCGACGAGCGGCGGGCGTTGATCATCGGGCAGGTGTTCCCGCTGAACAACGCGGCGGCGGCGCAGATCGCGACGGACAAGGTGGCGACCTGCGCGCTGCTCGCCGCCGCGGGCCTGCCGGCCGTGCCGCACCACCTGCTGCGGTTCCGGAACCTGCCCGACCCGGTCGCGCTGACCCGCGAGCTGGTCGGGCTGCCCGCCGTCCTCAAACCGCACCGGGAGAGCAGCGGCGTGGACGTGCTGCGGGCCGTGGACGAGGCGCAGGCCCGCACGGCGCTGGCCCACCTGGCGAGCCGGTACCGGGCGATCGCGGTCTCGCCGTTCCTGCCGATCGAGGACGAGTTCCGGCTGGTCGTGCTCGACGGCGAGGTGCTGCTGGTCTACCGCAAGGTGACCGCGCCGGGGGAGTGGCGGCACAACCTGCACTTCGGCGCGCGGCCCGAACTCGACGTCGACCCGGCGGCGCTGCCCGCGCTGACCTCGTTGGCCCTGGCCGCCATGCGGGCGCTGGACCTGCGGTTCGCGAGCGTGGACGTGGCGGTGGTCGCCGGCCGGCCGAGCGTGCTGGAGGTCAACAGCGGCGTGATCCTGGAGCACTTCAGCCACGCCGGCGACCGCCACCGGGCGCTCGCGGCCGACGTCTACCGCGCCGCCGTGCGGGCCTGCCTGGCGTAG